The following proteins are co-located in the Oncorhynchus clarkii lewisi isolate Uvic-CL-2024 chromosome 30, UVic_Ocla_1.0, whole genome shotgun sequence genome:
- the LOC139389353 gene encoding iron-sulfur cluster co-chaperone protein HscB: MLSLNNLGIICISQALQHSPKLLAIRQWLSKASSRATLCNNSITFSSKGTRRHTGFRLLNESIVKHVSSLQTTFCTASVKLHCWNCSQSIEQTPAFFCLSCNFVQPPDERASYFLIMECDQTFAVDTQRLQKTYLKLQRSLHPDNFSQKTAKEQEYSEYQSALVNKAYRTLLKPLSRGLYMLELNGMGIEEGTDAGADPLFLMELMEINQALDEARSKEESAKIGASMKEKLKDLTEQIDASLHKGELQDAKALLAQMKYFANIEEKVKEKLSELM, from the exons ATGCTGTCACTGAATAATTTAGGCATTATTTGCATATCGCAGGCTCTTCAGCATTCACCAAAGTTATTAGCTATCAGGCAATGGTTATCAAAGGCTTCGTCTCGTGCAACGCTATGCAACAACTCTATCACCTTCAGCAGTAAGGGCACAAGGAGGCACACGGGCTTCAGATTACTTAACGAAAGTATAGTAAAACATGTCAGTTCACTGCAAACGACTTTCTGCACAGCCTCTGTGAAGCTACACTGTTGGAACTGTAGCCAGTCTATCGAACAAACTCCGGCCTTCTTCTGTTTATCGTGTAACTTTGTCCAGCCTCCAGATGAGAGGGCGTCCTATTTCCTGATTATGGAGTG TGACCAGACCTTTGCAGTGGATACCCAGAGGCTGCAGAAAACATACTTGAAGCTCCAGCGGTCTCTTCACCCTGACAACTTCAGCCAGAAAACTGCG AAAGAACAAGAGTACTCTGAATACCAGTCAGCCCTAGTAAACAAAGCATACAGGACCCTGCTCAAGCCTTTGAGTCGTGGCCTTTACATG CTGGAGCTGAATGGCatggggatagaggaggggactgATGCGGGGGCTGATCCTCTGTTCCTTATGGAGTTGATGGAGATCAACCAAGCACTGGATGAGGCACGAAGCAAAGAAGAGTCGGCCAAGATAGGCGCCTCTATGAAAG AGAAGTTGAAAGACTTGACTGAACAAATAGATGCATCCCTGCACAAAG GAGAGCTTCAAGATGCCAAAGCGCTTCTCGCCCAAATGAAATACTTTGCGAACATTGAAGAGAAGGTGAAGGAAAAACTTTCAGAGCTAATGTAA